The following proteins come from a genomic window of Lolium rigidum isolate FL_2022 chromosome 5, APGP_CSIRO_Lrig_0.1, whole genome shotgun sequence:
- the LOC124651273 gene encoding cation/H(+) antiporter 19-like — translation MQGGVLLGPSALGRSNKFLNAVFPHKSLPVLDTLANIGLLFFLFLVGLELDIAAIRRTGKKALAIALAGISLPFALGIGTSFAFRATIVKGAPQAPFLVFMGVALSITAFPVLARILAELKLLTTDLGRMAMSAAAVNDVAAWILLALAVALSGDGSPIISLWVLLTGVGFVIAIIVLLRPLLAWMANRSPEGEPVKEVYICATLAIVLAASFATDAIGIHALFGAFMVGIVVPKDGPFAGVLIEKVEDLISGLFLPLYFVSSGLKTNVATISGAKSWGLLVLVITNACIGKIGGTVITSLVVKIPVREAVTLGFLMNTKGLVELIVLNIGRDRKVLNDEAFAILVLMALFTTFITTPIVMAIYKPARPSAPYKRRTVEGSPSDADSELRVLACFHSNRNVPTLLNLVESSRGTSRRRLAMYAMHLVELSERSSAISMVHRTRRNAMPFFNSGDKDGQMVVAFEAFQQLSTVRVKPMTAISDLETIHRDVINSAAEKRAAIVIMPYHKMPQHDGTFHSLGSQYHDMNKRVLRGAPCSVAILVDRGLGGHSQVAAKNVAFSVSVLFFGGPDDREALAYATRMAEHPGVNVTLTRIRPSRPLHDEESDEVVVEAFKAKVDAVKDGSVSFDNIEASGKEEVLEAINSLSKCNMFVVGRMPPTEPLVERPEELGPVGSYLASPEFKTSASVLVIKRYDPATNPASKRFDPKARPPMATDVEDDDEDMDSGGGSASVVPVQWTPTHDSA, via the coding sequence ATGCAGGGAGGGGTCCTGCTTGGCCCGTCGGCGCTGGGCCGGAGCAACAAGTTCTTGAACGCCGTGTTCCCGCACAAGAGCCTGCCGGTGCTGGACACGCTGGCCAACATCGGTctgctcttcttcctcttcctcgtcggcctGGAGCTCGACATCGCGGCCATCCGCCGCACCGGCAAGAAGGCGCTCGCCATCGCACTCGCCGGCATCTCCCTCCCGTTCGCGCTCGGCATTGGAACCTCCTTTGCCTTCCGCGCAACCATCGTCAAAGGCGCCCCGCAGGCGCCGTTCCTCGTCTTCATGGGCGTCGCGCTCTCCATCACCGCCTTCCCGGTGCTCGCCCGCATCCTTGCCGAGCTGAAGCTCCTCACCACGGACCTCGGCCGCATGGCCATGTCAGCGGCTGCGGTGAATGACGTCGCCGCCTGGATCCTGTTGGCGCTTGCTGTCGCCCTCTCTGGAGATGGTTCACCCATCATCTCGCTCTGGGTGCTCCTCACTGGCGTCGGCTTCGTCATCGCCATTATCGTCCTCCTCCGGCCGTTGCTGGCATGGATGGCGAACCGGTCCCCCGAGGGCGAGCCGGTCAAGGAGGTGTACATCTGCGCTACCCTCGCCATTGTCCTCGCCGCTAGCTTCGCCACCGACGCCATCGGCATCCATGCGCTCTTCGGCGCCTTCATGGTCGGCATCGTCGTCCCCAAGGACGGGCCCTTCGCCGGCGTGCTGATCGAGAAGGTGGAGGACCTCATCTCAGGCCTGTTCCTCCCGCTCTACTTCGTGTCCAGCGGCCTCAAGACAAACGTGGCTACCATCAGTGGAGCAAAATCTTGGGGATTGCTGGTGCTCGTCATCACGAACGCCTGTATCGGCAAGATCGGCGGCACGGTGATCACGTCGCTGGTGGTGAAGATTCCGGTCAGGGAGGCGGTCACGCTGGGGTTCCTGATGAACACAAAGGGCCTCGTGGAGCTCATCGTCCTCAACATCGGCAGGGACCGCAAGGTGCTCAACGATGAGGCGTTTGCCATCTTGGTTCTCATGGCGCTCTTCACCACCTTCATCACGACGCCCATCGTCATGGCCATCTACAAGCCAGCGCGGCCTTCGGCACCGTACAAGCGCCGCACCGTGGAGGGCTCCCCATCCGACGCTGACAGCGAGCTCCGCGTGCTCGCGTGCTTCCACAGCAACCGCAACGTCCCGACGCTGCTGAACTTGGTTGAGTCGTCGCGCGGcactagccgccgccgcctcgccatgTACGCCATGCACCTGGTTGAGCTCTCGGAGCGCTCGTCGGCGATCTCCATGGTGCACCGCACGCGCCGCAATGCCATGCCATTCTTCAACAGCGGGGACAAGGATGGACAGATGGTGGTGGCCTTCGAGGCTTTCCAGCAGCTGAGCACCGTGAGGGTGAAGCCCATGACGGCCATTTCCGACCTCGAGACCATCCACCGGGACGTGATCAACAGCGCCGCCGAGAAGCGGGCGGCCATTGTAATCATGCCGTACCACAAGATGCCCCAGCACGACGGCACGTTCCACTCGCTCGGGTCCCAGTACCACGACATGAACAAGCGCGTGCTCCGCGGCGCGCCATGCTCCGTCGCGATTCTCGTCGACCGCGGCCTCGGCGGCCACTCCCAAGTCGCCGCCAAGAACGTGGCCTTCTCCGTGTCCGTGCTCTTCTTCGGCGGACCCGACGACCGAGAGGCGCTGGCCTACGCCACGCGCATGGCTGAGCACCCTGGCGTCAACGTAACGCTGACGCGCATCCGTCCAAGCCGACCGCTCCACGATGAAGAGTCTgacgaggtggtggtggaagcgtTCAAGGCCAAGGTTGACGCCGTGAAGGACGGGTCGGTGAGCTTCGACAACATTGAGGCGTCCGGCAAGGAGGAGGTGCTGGAGGCAATCAACTCGTTGTCCAAGTGCAACATGTTCGTGGTGGGCCGGATGCCGCCCACGGAGCCGCTGGTGGAGAGGCCAGAGGAGCTGGGGCCCGTGGGGAGCTACCTGGCGTCGCCGGAGTTTAAGACATCGGCGTCGGTACTGGTCATCAAGAGGTACGACCCAGCGACGAACCCGGCCAGCAAGAGGTTCGACCCAAAGGCGAGGCCGCCCATGGCGACCgacgtggaggacgacgacgaggatatGGACAGCGGAGGCGGCAGCGCCTCCGTCGTGCCCGTGCAGTGGACGCCGACGCACGACTCCGCCTGA